The following are encoded in a window of Pseudomonas sp. St316 genomic DNA:
- a CDS encoding Lrp/AsnC family transcriptional regulator, with protein sequence MKRILDPLDERIIAELRLNARAAHAELAAKVNLSRNAVRQRIERLERDGAIQGYTVRTGEGGQASSNINAVIFVYRYDRMRGAEVLQALQAMPEVQQCDVMSGEFDLMLRVGAANPERVHKVWKEISALPGVENTVTSFVLSSVV encoded by the coding sequence ATGAAGCGAATTCTCGACCCTCTCGATGAACGCATCATCGCCGAACTGCGCCTCAACGCCCGGGCCGCCCACGCTGAACTGGCGGCCAAGGTCAACCTTTCGCGCAACGCCGTACGCCAACGCATCGAACGCCTCGAACGCGACGGCGCGATCCAGGGCTACACCGTGCGCACCGGAGAAGGCGGGCAAGCGTCGTCGAACATCAACGCGGTGATCTTCGTCTACCGCTACGACCGCATGCGCGGCGCCGAGGTCTTGCAGGCCCTGCAAGCCATGCCCGAAGTGCAGCAGTGCGATGTGATGAGCGGCGAATTCGACCTGATGCTGCGGGTCGGCGCGGCGAATCCGGAGCGGGTGCATAAGGTGTGGAAAGAGATCTCCGCGTTGCCGGGGGTGGAGAACACCGTGACGTCGTTTGTGTTGTCGTCGGTGGTCTGA
- a CDS encoding phosphatase PAP2/dual specificity phosphatase family protein, translating to MSAVIAPAREPALLKPAVLWLLLLAPLFFTTYGFATWVTSQRDDVGTLVFAWESHMPFMAWTIVPYWSIDLLYGLSLLLPSSREELKRHALRLLTAQVIAVSCFLLWPLRFTFPRPEMDGVFGWLFEVLAGFDKPFNQAPSLHIALLVVLWVCYQRHLQGFWRWVMHGWFALIGVSVLTTYQHHFIDLPTGALAGWLCVWLWPLDRPSPLLSAHLATDPARRRLALRYGLGAAALFIPAFALGGAWLWLIWPAVAVLMVALNYLLLGADGFQKRADGRLSPAARWLLAPYLAAAWINSRVWTRKHPQPDLVAENVWLGRIPTPMELKDSAFSGVLDLCAELSMDSTGVAYRALPVLDLTAPTTEQCLKAAEAIESLRQHGPVLVCCALGYSRSATAVVAWLLHSGRAASVDAAIVQIQRARPRIVLHAAHRRALEPLSTAQGNVHDH from the coding sequence ATGAGCGCCGTCATCGCTCCGGCCCGCGAACCCGCACTGCTGAAACCGGCGGTACTGTGGTTGCTGTTGTTGGCGCCGCTGTTCTTCACCACTTACGGCTTCGCTACCTGGGTCACGTCCCAGCGTGACGATGTCGGTACGCTGGTGTTCGCCTGGGAAAGCCACATGCCGTTCATGGCCTGGACCATCGTGCCTTACTGGTCGATTGATCTGCTGTACGGCCTGTCCTTGCTGTTGCCCTCCAGCCGTGAAGAACTCAAGCGCCACGCCTTGCGCCTGCTCACGGCGCAGGTGATTGCGGTCAGTTGCTTCCTGCTCTGGCCGTTGCGCTTTACCTTCCCCCGCCCGGAAATGGACGGGGTGTTTGGTTGGTTGTTCGAAGTGCTGGCGGGTTTCGACAAGCCGTTCAATCAGGCGCCGTCGCTGCACATCGCGTTGCTGGTGGTGCTGTGGGTCTGTTATCAGCGGCATCTGCAGGGCTTCTGGCGCTGGGTGATGCACGGTTGGTTCGCGTTGATCGGCGTGTCGGTGCTGACCACTTATCAACATCACTTTATTGACCTGCCGACGGGTGCGCTGGCCGGTTGGTTGTGTGTGTGGTTGTGGCCGCTGGATCGACCGAGTCCGCTGTTGAGTGCGCATCTGGCGACGGATCCCGCCCGCCGACGCTTGGCCTTGCGTTATGGCTTGGGCGCGGCGGCGCTGTTCATCCCGGCGTTTGCCTTGGGCGGTGCGTGGCTCTGGCTGATCTGGCCGGCGGTGGCGGTGCTCATGGTGGCGTTGAATTACCTGCTGTTGGGTGCCGACGGTTTCCAGAAGCGTGCCGATGGTCGCTTGAGTCCGGCGGCGCGTTGGTTGCTGGCACCTTATCTGGCGGCGGCGTGGATTAACTCGCGCGTCTGGACGCGCAAGCATCCACAACCGGACCTGGTGGCGGAGAACGTCTGGCTGGGGCGTATTCCCACACCGATGGAGCTGAAAGACAGCGCGTTTAGCGGCGTGCTCGACCTCTGCGCAGAACTGTCCATGGACAGCACGGGCGTCGCCTATCGCGCATTGCCAGTGCTCGACCTGACCGCACCGACCACCGAGCAATGCCTGAAAGCGGCAGAGGCCATCGAAAGCCTGCGCCAGCACGGACCGGTGCTGGTCTGCTGCGCCCTGGGTTATTCGCGCAGCGCCACGGCGGTGGTTGCCTGGTTGTTGCACAGTGGACGGGCAGCGAGCGTTGATGCGGCAATCGTGCAAATCCAGCGCGCTCGACCGC
- a CDS encoding cystathionine gamma-synthase family protein, which produces MNNKPDSAGLENAGAATRAVWGGEQVRHPYNATQTPIVASAAYGYDDIDVWYDVALGKAPGFIYSRMSNPTVETLEAKIRELEMAESAVAFSSGMAAISSVLYTFLAHGDRVVSTKDSYGGTNKIFEEFLPRTGVTVTLCETFDHDDLEREIAKGCQVLYLETPTNPTLKILDIPRLVAAAKRVGALVVADNTFATPLNQSPLALGVDVVIHSATKFLSGHGDVLGGLVCGSEALMAQVRHYREINGASLDPFSAYLIIRGMKTLALRMRQQQHSARALAEFLCTEPLVEAVNYPGLPSHPNHAVACAQMSGFGAIVSFVLVGGMDTVKLLLPRLRFAHCAGNLGAVETIYGPARTTSHVENTLEERLALGISEGLVRVSVGIEDTDDLLDDLKQAFAFVKKTLNPQLNEVPVETAN; this is translated from the coding sequence ATGAACAATAAACCTGACAGCGCAGGGCTTGAAAATGCGGGAGCGGCAACCCGGGCGGTTTGGGGTGGGGAGCAGGTCAGGCACCCCTACAACGCCACGCAAACCCCCATCGTGGCCAGCGCCGCGTATGGTTACGACGACATCGACGTCTGGTACGACGTCGCCTTGGGCAAGGCCCCCGGTTTTATCTACAGCCGCATGAGCAACCCGACCGTCGAGACCCTCGAAGCCAAGATTCGCGAGCTGGAAATGGCCGAGTCCGCCGTGGCCTTCAGCAGCGGCATGGCGGCGATCAGCAGCGTGCTCTACACCTTCCTGGCCCATGGCGATCGCGTGGTGTCGACCAAGGACAGTTACGGCGGCACCAACAAGATCTTCGAGGAGTTCCTGCCGCGCACCGGCGTGACGGTGACCTTGTGCGAGACCTTCGATCACGACGACCTCGAGCGCGAAATCGCCAAGGGTTGCCAGGTGCTGTACCTGGAAACCCCCACCAACCCGACCCTGAAAATCCTCGACATCCCACGCCTGGTGGCAGCGGCCAAACGGGTCGGCGCCCTGGTGGTGGCCGATAACACCTTCGCCACGCCGCTGAACCAGAGCCCGCTGGCCTTGGGGGTGGACGTGGTGATTCATAGCGCGACCAAGTTCCTCAGCGGCCATGGCGACGTGCTTGGTGGCCTGGTGTGTGGCAGCGAAGCCCTGATGGCCCAGGTGCGCCATTACCGGGAAATCAACGGCGCGAGCCTCGACCCGTTCTCGGCCTACCTGATCATCCGTGGCATGAAGACCCTCGCGCTGCGCATGCGCCAGCAGCAACACAGCGCCCGGGCCCTGGCCGAATTCCTCTGCACCGAACCACTGGTAGAGGCGGTGAATTATCCCGGCTTGCCCAGCCACCCGAACCACGCCGTGGCTTGCGCGCAGATGTCCGGTTTCGGCGCCATCGTCAGTTTTGTCCTGGTCGGTGGCATGGACACGGTCAAACTGCTGCTGCCACGCCTGCGCTTCGCCCATTGCGCGGGCAACCTGGGTGCGGTGGAAACCATCTACGGCCCGGCTCGCACCACCAGTCACGTCGAAAACACCTTGGAAGAACGCCTGGCCCTGGGCATCTCCGAAGGCTTGGTGCGGGTTTCGGTCGGCATCGAAGACACGGACGATCTATTGGACGATCTGAAACAGGCCTTCGCCTTCGTCAAAAAGACCCTCAATCCGCAACTCAATGAAGTCCCTGTCGAGACCGCAAACTGA
- the thrC gene encoding threonine synthase: MRYISTRSSDELVDFERVVLSAIAEDGGLFVPVALPLFEPQEIANWSTLSYDELAYRVMRPFVGEAIPEADFKHILKEAGSQFSHRSLAPLHQVDRNEWVLELFHGPTRSSKDFAAQLQARLVQYFLRKRGRRAVVIGVTNGDTGLAAIEAFKHCDETDVVVIYPEAGVPQDQLQELQATAHPRVHQVAVDGSFDECQTLVTQLFRQHEAISFNSSNWVSVMAQLVFYFHAVLQLGGGQRPIGFSVPAASFAEVYAGYIAQKMGLPITQMIVATNQNDALHQFFLKNHYSRLRASKTLSPAMDLSIFSNLERFLWELYGHDDQAVSALMHTFETQGEMTIANEFWLQARMIIDSYAVSDEQTLEEITSLHRDTGYVIDPHTATGVLAARLYRRSLVAPMVTLGEISPAKSALLLGELGIHIAAQQRRVSEHGPAQIHRIQPDDLGALHQLLGTL; encoded by the coding sequence ATGCGCTATATAAGTACCCGAAGTTCAGACGAGCTGGTCGACTTTGAACGAGTCGTGCTGTCGGCTATCGCTGAGGATGGCGGGCTGTTCGTGCCTGTCGCATTGCCGCTGTTCGAACCCCAGGAGATCGCCAACTGGTCGACATTGTCCTATGACGAACTGGCCTATCGGGTGATGCGTCCGTTCGTGGGCGAGGCGATCCCCGAGGCCGACTTCAAGCACATTCTCAAGGAGGCCGGCAGCCAGTTCAGCCATCGCTCCCTGGCGCCGTTGCATCAGGTGGATCGCAATGAATGGGTCTTGGAATTGTTCCATGGACCGACCCGTTCCTCGAAGGACTTTGCCGCGCAGTTGCAGGCGCGGCTGGTGCAGTACTTCCTGCGTAAACGCGGGCGTCGCGCGGTGGTGATTGGCGTCACCAACGGCGACACCGGCCTGGCCGCCATCGAGGCTTTCAAACACTGCGACGAGACCGACGTGGTGGTGATTTATCCCGAGGCCGGCGTACCGCAAGACCAACTTCAAGAGCTGCAAGCGACGGCGCATCCGCGGGTTCATCAAGTGGCCGTCGATGGCAGTTTCGATGAATGCCAGACCTTGGTCACCCAACTGTTCAGGCAGCATGAGGCGATCAGTTTCAATTCCAGCAACTGGGTCAGCGTCATGGCGCAGTTGGTGTTTTATTTCCACGCCGTGCTGCAACTGGGCGGCGGTCAGCGGCCCATCGGTTTCAGCGTGCCGGCGGCGAGTTTTGCCGAAGTCTATGCCGGCTACATCGCGCAGAAGATGGGCTTGCCGATCACGCAGATGATTGTGGCGACCAATCAGAATGACGCGCTGCATCAGTTCTTTTTGAAGAACCACTACTCGCGGTTGCGCGCCAGCAAGACCCTGTCGCCGGCCATGGATTTGTCGATCTTTTCCAACCTGGAACGGTTTCTCTGGGAGCTCTATGGGCACGACGACCAGGCCGTGAGCGCACTGATGCACACCTTCGAAACCCAGGGTGAAATGACCATCGCCAACGAGTTCTGGTTGCAGGCGCGGATGATCATCGACTCGTACGCGGTCAGCGATGAACAGACACTGGAGGAAATCACCTCGCTGCATCGCGACACCGGTTACGTCATCGACCCACACACCGCCACCGGCGTGCTCGCGGCGCGCTTATACCGGCGCAGCCTGGTGGCGCCGATGGTGACCTTGGGCGAGATCTCCCCGGCCAAATCGGCACTGTTGCTTGGCGAGTTGGGGATCCACATCGCGGCGCAACAACGTCGAGTTTCCGAACATGGCCCAGCGCAGATTCATCGCATCCAGCCGGACGACCTCGGTGCCCTCCATCAACTGCTCGGCACCCTATAA
- a CDS encoding bifunctional alpha/beta hydrolase/class I SAM-dependent methyltransferase, with protein sequence MRQAQELTFTTHDGVELFYRHWPAVDAAPGEPRQAVLLFHRGHEHSGRIAHLVDELDLPGFDFFAWDARGHGQSPGERGDSPSFATSARDVQTFCDHIGAAHQIDEADIAVVAQSVGAVIASTWVHDYAPRIRSLVLASPAFKVKLYVPFARPGLALMRKFRGNFFVNSYVKAKFLSHDPERVASYDSDPLITKAISVNVLLGLYEAADRVVADAQAIQVPTQLLISGSDFVVHRKPQEQFFERLGSVHKEKHILPGFFHDTLGEKNRAPAVASARRFILQNFARPLNRPSLLDADRLGVTCAEAETLATPLPHNSLRDLYWRMTRASMRFGSKLSAGVKLGFDTGFDSGSTLDYVYRNRPTGTSAVGKMIDQNYLNSIGWRGIRQRKLNVEELLRLAMGKLREQDREVRIVDIAAGHGRYILEALQGVSPLPESILLRDYSDINVRDGSALIVEKGLGDIARFVKGDAFDRQDLAALEPKPTLAVVSGLYELFADNQMVGGSLAGLAEAVEPGGFLIYTGQPWHPQLELIARALTSHRAGQAWVMRRRTQAEMDQLVEAAGFRKITLRVDEWGIFSVSLAQRVQ encoded by the coding sequence ATGCGCCAAGCTCAGGAACTGACGTTCACCACCCACGATGGCGTGGAGTTGTTTTACCGGCACTGGCCGGCTGTCGACGCGGCGCCGGGTGAACCCCGCCAGGCTGTGTTGTTGTTTCACCGCGGCCATGAACACTCCGGGCGCATTGCGCACCTGGTGGATGAATTGGACCTGCCCGGGTTCGACTTCTTTGCCTGGGACGCGCGCGGCCATGGCCAATCGCCTGGCGAACGGGGCGACAGCCCGAGTTTTGCCACCAGTGCGCGGGATGTGCAGACCTTCTGCGATCACATCGGCGCGGCCCATCAGATCGACGAAGCGGACATCGCCGTGGTTGCGCAAAGCGTCGGCGCAGTGATCGCGTCCACCTGGGTCCACGACTACGCGCCGCGCATTCGCTCGCTGGTGCTGGCGTCGCCGGCGTTCAAGGTCAAGCTCTACGTGCCGTTCGCCCGCCCGGGCCTGGCGCTGATGCGCAAGTTTCGCGGCAATTTTTTCGTCAACAGCTACGTCAAGGCGAAATTCCTCAGCCATGACCCGGAGCGCGTGGCGTCCTACGACAGCGATCCGCTGATCACCAAGGCGATTTCGGTGAACGTGCTGCTGGGCCTGTACGAAGCCGCCGACCGCGTAGTAGCCGATGCCCAGGCGATCCAGGTGCCGACGCAGCTATTGATCTCCGGTTCGGACTTTGTCGTGCACCGCAAACCCCAGGAGCAGTTCTTCGAGCGACTGGGCAGTGTGCACAAGGAGAAACACATTCTGCCGGGGTTCTTCCACGACACCCTCGGCGAGAAGAACCGCGCGCCGGCCGTTGCCAGTGCCCGTCGCTTCATCCTGCAAAACTTTGCCCGACCATTGAACCGCCCTTCCCTGCTGGACGCCGATCGCCTGGGCGTGACCTGCGCCGAAGCCGAAACCCTGGCCACGCCGCTGCCGCACAACTCCCTGCGCGACCTCTACTGGCGCATGACCCGCGCCAGCATGCGTTTTGGCAGCAAATTGTCTGCGGGTGTGAAGTTGGGCTTCGACACCGGGTTCGACTCCGGCAGCACCCTGGATTACGTCTACCGCAATCGCCCCACCGGCACCTCGGCCGTGGGCAAAATGATTGACCAGAACTACCTGAACTCCATCGGCTGGCGCGGTATTCGTCAGCGCAAATTGAACGTCGAAGAACTGCTGCGCCTGGCCATGGGCAAGTTGCGCGAGCAGGACCGCGAGGTGCGCATCGTCGACATCGCCGCCGGTCATGGCCGCTACATTCTCGAAGCGCTGCAAGGCGTCAGCCCGTTGCCCGAGTCGATCCTGCTGCGCGACTACAGCGACATCAACGTGCGCGATGGCAGTGCGCTGATCGTTGAAAAAGGCTTGGGCGATATCGCCCGGTTCGTCAAAGGTGATGCCTTCGACCGCCAGGACTTGGCGGCGCTGGAGCCAAAACCGACCCTCGCCGTGGTGTCCGGTTTGTATGAGCTGTTTGCCGATAACCAGATGGTCGGCGGCTCCCTCGCCGGCTTGGCCGAAGCGGTAGAGCCTGGCGGCTTCCTGATCTACACCGGCCAGCCGTGGCACCCGCAGCTGGAACTGATCGCCCGCGCCCTCACCAGCCACCGTGCCGGTCAGGCCTGGGTGATGCGTCGGCGCACGCAGGCGGAGATGGATCAACTGGTTGAGGCGGCGGGCTTTCGCAAGATCACCCTGCGTGTCGATGAATGGGGCATTTTCAGCGTTTCGCTGGCTCAGCGAGTGCAGTAA
- a CDS encoding LysR substrate-binding domain-containing protein: MKQKTLPPLNWLRAFEVSARCLNFTHAADELFLTQGAVSQQIRQLESHLGVALFKRLPRGLGLTEEGQAYLPVVQDAITRLAVGTNEIFGQHKRRPIKVRGSLAFFVHWLAPKLVEFRQAHPHVDIRYISNIWVKELDGEDDMEIRWGHGQWPGLVSQRLTWDTLFPVCSPALMATLKVPADVAKHPLLHVLGYEEGWGYWLKMVGADSVDSSTGMQFDTLVCTLRMAELGQGIALARSSMVSELLEDGRLVEPFAQRIEASESFYLVRSSGAEQHPDAARFSTWLVEQAHRFK, encoded by the coding sequence ATGAAGCAAAAAACGTTGCCCCCGTTGAACTGGCTGCGGGCGTTCGAAGTGTCCGCCCGCTGCCTGAACTTCACCCACGCCGCCGACGAATTGTTTTTGACCCAAGGTGCGGTCAGCCAGCAGATCCGCCAATTGGAAAGCCACCTCGGCGTGGCGCTGTTCAAGCGCTTGCCCCGTGGCCTGGGCCTGACCGAGGAGGGCCAGGCGTACCTGCCGGTGGTGCAGGACGCAATCACACGACTGGCGGTGGGCACTAACGAGATCTTTGGCCAGCACAAGCGCCGGCCAATCAAGGTGCGCGGCAGCCTGGCGTTTTTCGTGCACTGGCTGGCGCCAAAACTGGTGGAGTTTCGCCAGGCGCACCCACATGTCGACATCCGTTACATCAGCAACATCTGGGTCAAGGAACTCGATGGCGAAGACGACATGGAAATTCGCTGGGGCCACGGTCAGTGGCCCGGCCTGGTGTCGCAGCGCTTGACCTGGGACACCTTGTTCCCGGTGTGCTCGCCCGCCTTGATGGCGACGCTGAAAGTGCCGGCGGACGTGGCCAAGCATCCGTTGCTGCATGTGCTGGGCTACGAAGAGGGCTGGGGTTACTGGCTGAAAATGGTCGGTGCCGACAGCGTCGATTCCTCGACCGGCATGCAATTCGACACGCTGGTCTGCACCTTGCGCATGGCGGAACTGGGGCAGGGTATCGCCCTGGCGCGGTCGTCGATGGTCAGTGAGTTGCTGGAGGATGGGCGTCTGGTCGAACCCTTCGCCCAGCGCATCGAAGCCAGCGAATCGTTCTACCTGGTGCGCAGTTCCGGGGCCGAACAGCACCCGGACGCGGCGCGGTTTTCCACCTGGCTGGTGGAGCAGGCGCATCGTTTCAAATGA
- a CDS encoding transposase yields MAMPVSVTKPIVGVDVAKDELVIYHAESDRLETILNTKAAIKKWLKALPAPVSVAIEATNIYHQEFADLAYAQGCVIYMIGGYELSHYRKGVKVRAKTDALDARLLARYLNNEGHQLHPWTPPSPLYCRLISLFRRRAALVQARVSLKQSWANEPLLKTAFENQISAMQRLEVLLEKTIQTQLQDAGLGDQLKRCMKIEGIGLLSGARLLTALQRGDFRNADAFIAFLGLDLRIADSGKKKGRRCLSKRGDPEARRLMHNAAMSARRTATWKGFYEALRARGLSTTEALVALARKLARVVFALLKNQSEYLPKGM; encoded by the coding sequence ATGGCAATGCCGGTTTCTGTCACTAAGCCGATCGTGGGCGTGGACGTCGCCAAAGACGAGTTGGTGATTTATCACGCTGAATCCGATCGACTCGAAACGATCCTAAACACCAAAGCTGCGATCAAGAAGTGGCTCAAGGCACTGCCCGCACCGGTGAGTGTCGCCATTGAAGCCACCAATATCTATCACCAGGAATTCGCCGATCTGGCTTATGCGCAAGGCTGTGTGATTTATATGATTGGCGGTTACGAGCTCAGCCATTACCGAAAAGGTGTGAAAGTTCGCGCTAAAACCGATGCGCTAGATGCTCGGTTGCTGGCTCGCTATTTGAACAATGAAGGCCACCAGTTGCACCCCTGGACTCCACCATCGCCCCTGTATTGCCGGCTTATAAGCCTTTTCCGGCGCCGAGCAGCCTTGGTGCAGGCGCGTGTCAGCCTCAAGCAAAGCTGGGCGAACGAGCCGTTGCTAAAAACAGCCTTCGAGAACCAAATAAGTGCCATGCAAAGGCTGGAAGTCTTGCTTGAGAAAACAATCCAGACGCAGTTGCAAGATGCCGGTTTGGGCGATCAGCTCAAGCGTTGCATGAAAATCGAAGGAATCGGCTTGTTGAGTGGCGCTCGTTTACTTACGGCATTGCAGCGGGGGGACTTCAGAAATGCCGATGCCTTCATCGCTTTTCTGGGTTTGGACCTGCGCATAGCAGACTCGGGAAAAAAGAAGGGGCGCCGCTGCCTGTCTAAGCGAGGCGACCCGGAAGCGCGTCGACTGATGCACAACGCCGCGATGTCGGCGAGGCGCACAGCGACATGGAAGGGTTTTTATGAGGCGCTGAGGGCCCGGGGACTCAGCACAACCGAAGCATTAGTGGCACTGGCCCGCAAGCTTGCCCGAGTGGTATTCGCCCTGCTGAAGAACCAGAGCGAATACTTACCGAAAGGCATGTAG
- a CDS encoding amino acid permease, producing MSIKEQQHNPRSGFKQEMQTRHIVMLALGGVIGTGLFLTSGYTVNQAGPMGAVIAYIIGALMVYMVMMCLGELAVQMPETGSFSTYATRFLGPGTGYTVAWLYWLTWTVAIGSEFTAAGILMSRWFPDTPVWIWSALFAVVVFLTNVISVRLFAETEFWLSLIKVLTVVVFLLIGGGAILGLLNIDQAHSIGLSNFTREGLFPTGFMPIAMTLLAVSFAFSGTELIGIAAGETKDPQRNVPRAIRTTVLRLAVFFVGTIFVLATLLPREQAGLVESPFVTVFTYIGIPYSADIMNFVIITALLSAANSGLYAASRMLWTLSDQGHLPKQFSALTRMGTPLNAIIVSMAGGAASLLSSVFAADTIYLALVSISGLAVVVVWMSIAASQIAFRRHYVANGGDIRKLKFRVRGYPWVPLGALVCCSLACIGIAFDPEQRVALYFGLPFIAWCYFVYYITRKSRERRLSVALVAQPSDAF from the coding sequence ATGTCCATAAAAGAACAACAACATAATCCGCGTTCCGGTTTTAAACAGGAAATGCAGACGCGCCATATCGTCATGCTGGCATTGGGTGGCGTGATCGGCACCGGGCTGTTCCTGACCTCGGGCTATACCGTTAACCAGGCCGGGCCCATGGGCGCGGTGATTGCGTACATCATCGGCGCGCTCATGGTCTACATGGTGATGATGTGCCTGGGCGAACTGGCGGTGCAGATGCCGGAAACCGGTTCGTTCAGCACCTACGCCACGCGCTTCCTCGGCCCGGGCACCGGCTACACCGTGGCCTGGCTGTATTGGCTGACGTGGACGGTGGCGATCGGTTCCGAATTCACCGCTGCCGGTATCCTCATGTCGCGCTGGTTTCCCGACACGCCGGTGTGGATCTGGAGCGCGCTGTTCGCCGTCGTGGTGTTCCTCACCAACGTGATTTCGGTGCGTTTGTTCGCCGAGACCGAGTTCTGGCTGTCGTTGATCAAAGTGCTGACCGTGGTGGTGTTCCTGCTGATTGGCGGTGGCGCGATTCTCGGCCTGTTGAACATCGACCAGGCCCACAGCATCGGGCTGAGCAACTTCACCCGAGAAGGACTTTTTCCTACCGGCTTCATGCCCATTGCGATGACGCTGCTGGCGGTGTCCTTTGCGTTCTCCGGCACTGAGCTGATCGGCATCGCCGCGGGCGAAACCAAGGATCCGCAACGCAATGTGCCGCGCGCCATCCGCACCACCGTGCTGCGCCTGGCGGTATTTTTCGTCGGGACCATTTTTGTCCTGGCGACCCTGTTGCCGCGCGAGCAGGCCGGTCTGGTCGAAAGCCCCTTCGTCACGGTGTTTACCTACATCGGTATTCCGTACTCCGCCGACATCATGAACTTCGTGATCATCACCGCCCTGTTGTCGGCGGCCAACTCCGGCTTGTATGCCGCCTCGCGGATGCTCTGGACCCTCAGCGACCAAGGCCACCTGCCCAAGCAGTTCTCGGCCCTGACCCGCATGGGCACGCCGCTCAACGCGATTATCGTGAGCATGGCCGGCGGCGCCGCTTCGTTGCTCAGCAGCGTGTTTGCCGCTGACACCATCTACCTGGCGCTGGTGTCGATTTCCGGCCTGGCCGTGGTGGTGGTGTGGATGAGCATCGCCGCGAGCCAGATCGCTTTTCGGCGTCACTATGTGGCCAACGGCGGCGACATTCGCAAACTCAAGTTCCGCGTTCGCGGTTATCCGTGGGTGCCACTGGGGGCGCTGGTGTGCTGCAGCCTGGCGTGCATCGGGATCGCCTTCGACCCTGAACAACGGGTGGCGCTGTACTTCGGCTTGCCGTTCATCGCCTGGTGTTACTTCGTGTATTACATTACCCGTAAAAGCCGCGAGCGACGCTTGTCGGTTGCCCTCGTGGCACAACCGTCCGACGCGTTCTAA
- a CDS encoding GNAT family N-acetyltransferase, whose translation MLQMDWLTDHMDKCDQMAEWLHREFSYEFAEQSLASWQQEFAAGQRDGRWKCLIAMEHGQLLGGASLASNDLPDRPELGPWLACVLIAPSARRRGIAAQLIEGICSHAREAGTTTLFLHTHSQRDYYATLGWDVLERFEAWGKEQWLMARCL comes from the coding sequence ATGCTGCAAATGGATTGGCTCACTGACCACATGGATAAATGCGACCAGATGGCCGAGTGGCTCCATCGCGAATTCAGCTATGAATTCGCCGAGCAATCCCTCGCCAGTTGGCAGCAGGAATTCGCTGCGGGGCAGCGAGATGGGCGCTGGAAGTGCCTGATCGCCATGGAACACGGCCAGTTGCTCGGCGGCGCTTCACTTGCCAGCAACGACCTGCCTGACCGGCCAGAGCTGGGGCCGTGGCTGGCTTGCGTGCTCATCGCCCCCAGTGCCCGACGCAGAGGGATTGCGGCGCAGTTGATCGAAGGCATCTGCAGTCATGCGCGAGAGGCTGGAACCACCACCTTGTTCCTGCACACCCACAGCCAACGTGATTATTACGCCACGCTGGGTTGGGACGTGTTGGAGCGTTTTGAGGCATGGGGGAAAGAGCAATGGCTTATGGCGCGGTGTTTATAG
- a CDS encoding CDP-alcohol phosphatidyltransferase family protein gives MPSIYQLKPAFQNLLRPMVQRLYNNGVTANQVTVLAGIVSVLVGAVIAWFASHPWIFVLVPIWMFLRMALNAVDGMLAREFGQQSHLGAYLNELCDIIADAALILPFALIPEASLLLVLLVTLLALFSEYAGVLGAMVGASRRYDGPMGKSDRAFVLGVLATGIALGWLGALWVDGVMAVVAALLVYTLVNRVRHGLSQVKENAPSA, from the coding sequence ATGCCCTCCATCTACCAACTCAAACCCGCCTTTCAAAACCTGCTGCGCCCCATGGTTCAACGCCTCTACAACAACGGTGTCACCGCCAACCAGGTCACGGTGCTCGCCGGCATCGTTTCGGTATTGGTAGGCGCGGTCATCGCCTGGTTCGCCAGCCATCCGTGGATCTTCGTCCTGGTGCCGATCTGGATGTTCCTGCGCATGGCGTTGAATGCCGTGGACGGCATGTTGGCGCGGGAGTTTGGTCAGCAATCGCATCTGGGCGCCTACCTCAATGAGCTATGCGATATCATCGCCGACGCTGCCCTGATCCTGCCTTTTGCCCTGATTCCCGAGGCCAGTCTGCTGCTGGTGCTGTTGGTCACGCTGCTGGCGTTGTTCAGCGAATACGCAGGCGTGCTGGGGGCGATGGTCGGGGCTTCGCGGCGCTATGACGGGCCGATGGGCAAGAGTGATCGCGCCTTTGTGTTGGGTGTATTGGCGACCGGGATTGCCCTGGGTTGGCTCGGGGCCCTGTGGGTCGATGGTGTGATGGCGGTGGTTGCCGCCCTGCTGGTTTATACCTTGGTCAATCGGGTCCGTCATGGCCTGAGCCAAGTGAAGGAAAACGCTCCCTCAGCATAA